Genomic DNA from Brassica rapa cultivar Chiifu-401-42 chromosome A04, CAAS_Brap_v3.01, whole genome shotgun sequence:
TGAGCGAGCCAGGTGCTCCCGAACAGATTGTTTATTACCATATCATACCAGAGTATCAAACGGAGGAGAGTATGTACAACGCAGTACGAAGATTCGGGAAGGTGAAGTACGATTCTTTGAGATTCCCACACAAAGTGTTGGCTCAAGAAGCTGATGGCTCTGTTAAATTCGGACACGGTGAAGGCTCAGCTTATTTGTTCGACCCTGATATCTACACCGACGGTCGGATATCAGTTCAGGGTATTGATGGTGTTTTGTTTCCGATGAAGGAGACACCGGCAACGGAGATTAAACCAGCTGCTCCGGTCGTTAAGAAAGTTGCTAAATCAAGAAGaggtaaaataaaaactttttaagtCTTTATTACTTTTCTTTTACATTTAGTTTTAGATTGTGATTGCTCCTGTCCTTAAGTACTTGATTTTGACGTCTAAACTAGAATTACATCATTTTTTGTGTCATAGATTGTCAGAAATCTTGTTTCTATAATTTTGTGTAGGGTGAAACATTAGTTAAATAGTTTAAGCAGCCTTGAGTTTGGTCGGTAAATGAGAGTAGAAGTAAACATGTGGAATTTGGAATAAAGCAGAGACGTGTAAGGGCATGGAGACAAAACTCTATTAACAAACTTTGTTCTTTTAGTTCACATATTAGCTTCTTCTTTTCTATAACCCACCGACGAATAATACCATAATAACCATTAAATTAttggaaaatgttttttttgttctttctatAAGACTAGCTGGCAGGCACAATTGGTCGTTAATGACAgcttgttttaatttttactaaACCCCAAACCAAACCCTTTTGTCCTTATTTTGAGTTGGTTTCCAATCATATATTCATTGCACTAATCATTTACAACAAAAAGTGACTGATTATGTGATAATCTATGCAGGTAAATTGATGGAGATAGCTTGTAGAATGATGGGATCACGGTTCATCCCGTGTTAATGATTTTACACGTTATTATCACAATAAAACCAGAGCTTCCAAATTCTTGGTTCTGTGTAATcatttggaaaagaaaaaagagaaaaaaatgaatatgtaaatgatGTGATTTTTGGTTCGTTGCGGTTTGCATGCTCTactgtaatttttttatattcaaaatatatatgaatacgTGGACAGTAGGTTCTGATGAAGTTTGTTATTTGGGGTGCGTGAAAAAGATGGTAGGAGTTAGAGAATTCAATGTAATACAAATTACTATACAACTATATGAACAGCTATATGGAATAATAAAGGAATGATCGGTTTGTGTGCTTATTTATTACATTCTCTTCTTTCAATTGATGCATTATTGCTATCATTTTGTATAATACTACTAAGtaaagtataaaatataaaatctggCAAATAATTTAATGTGTGATTGGCATATATAGGAgtgggcattttacccgaaatccgaagtggcacccgaacccgatccgaaaaacccgaaccgaaatccaaaccgaagtagcaaaatatccgaacgggtattgaattaggagagattggatatccgaacccgaacgggtaatatccgaacccgaatgaatatgcgaaaataaccgaacatatgataatctaaactattaaaacagaagtacaaaaAAGAAATAACCCTTAATTTTCCTCAATATTTACCACTCAATGCCATTGGCATTAAACTCAACGTTTTTCCTTATTCTTATAAATCAATAGAATTGTGTTCGTGATTACTTAACCACAAAATGTCAAACCAATTGTCAACCCCACGTATCTTTGTTAATTATATTCAATATCATATAATTATTTCCTGGAATCGTACAATTATACTATAACAAAGATGGGACATTAgttcatcttcctcttcctctgctTAATCAAATGAGTCTACAGAGACACTTCTACTTAGCTTTTCATCATTTTATTAGAACCAAAATTCCACCTTGATAATACCTTTGTTAAGCTTGGTCTGCAGAAGCAAAACCACCATATTATATAGTTGTACGTCCATGTCATTGCCAAGTTAATAACGCCTGCAAAGTGACAATATTTTGATCATAagttatatcaaaataaatctaTATTCTATCATTCAATATCCAATCAAAGATAATAATATTATCGTTTGAATTAtttaattcaaaatcaaacgacaTCTTTCTAAATAtttcaacaatatttttattgttaaaaGTATATCTATATTTAATCATTCTCCATAATAATTAAGATATCAATCAACTAatagaatattctttttttaagtATAATCTTGATCATCACGTCAAATATTTAACCATTAAATACCTAAATTCGTTCTTATCTTGCATATCACGTGAAATATCTACTTTTTAAATACTTAAATTCCTGTAATGTCGTTAACTTGATAACAACAAAATCAGTTTTGGAATCAAATCGAATAGTATATTCGCTTTCAATGCTAAAAAATCATGGCTACCTAAATCTGAAATCATTATATGGTGAATACCCTACACTTTACAAACTATCTATATATACAGCTATCCCAATCACGTGAAACACACATCAGTCTCTGCAAATACTCCAAAAATGTCTATGACTACTTTTCATTCTGTCACAAAACTCAGACCTTTCAAGAATAAGTGGCGAGTTCAAGTTAAGTGTTTACATTCTTAGAGGCAGAACACAGCTTTTGGAGACAGCTTTGAGATGGTTTTAGCAGATTAATgggtaaataattttttatacatGTTTGTTAAAATTTAACAGGTTACTGCTTTAACAAACTAAACTAATAACATCATTTTTTTGAAGGGAAACAAAATCCAAGCCTCTtgcaaaaaaatacataatacaaatttttattcatataaattataaaacggCTCAACATAATGGGCTTTGATTGCTGTTTAAAGATCACGGGTGTGCGGATCAAAAAGACGTAAAAGGGTTAcgtgtttctatttttttcccaGAAAAAAGTGTAAATGGGCTTCGATTACTGTTTAAAGTCCACTATAATTTGggttaaatattataattgctAGAGCTATCTAATCTAAAAAATGTGGGTTTGGTTACTTTACCAATTTATATTCTTGCTGTCAATATTGTTTTCCTGAGATTTTTttgaactaaaaaaatattaattttaaatactgAGTTAGTAATCAAAAacaattttctataatttttttaaacagcCAAAATCTACACTAAACCTTCTAATATTTTACactgtaatttttttcttaccaatttaaatgcaaaaaaatataatctaaaaataaacacaaaacaaaatgtACACCATATACCAATGTCAGAACTAACTAACCTatgaaaaaatatcaataattttACAACAAACCAAAACAGTTGAATTACGAATAACATACATCCGCGCGGacgcgcggatcaaaatctagttaatcttatatttatagtttacatctttcattttatataaaatatttatattgatactacacatactttaaattcatatgatatacatacaattacgtagaagatgatttgatattcgcttaaaatgcatgtcaaacttcttatttcagcaattaacaaaaagttacatccaaaatttaaaaacaataaccaaattaatgtctttttagtttgaaaatgttatgtccaaatatattaaccatgcaatctattaaaaataaaaaatagttaagtgaaaagttatatatttaaatacaagaaatttgagaaatgaaaattttcatttttttttcttcaaaatctaaatatccgaacccgatccgaaataaccgaaaccgaacttaaaatacccgaacccgacccgaagtacagaaatatccgaacgggttctacacctctataccgaaatacccgaaaatctgaaatacccgacccgaacccgaacgggtacccgaacgcccacccctaggcATATAGCTACAATTTTCTTTGCTGTAATAGATCAATCAACATAAATACATAATGTATAATGACCCAAATGTATAGTCACTCACCTGGTCATAATATCAGCGGCTCTGTTTATTGTTTATACAAATAccaaatgtatttatttttgtcttcatcAAAAACAAGTTTATAAAAGAATCAAGTATTCATTCTTACGGTATTTAATTGTGCCATATTACATTTATACAGCTATCTTGCTCTAAATATCACATGATTACTAAAGATTATAATAACACACATACTCTTTGGTACACCGACGATTTATTTAcaagtaccatttgattaataTGACTTGCTTTTACAAAGCTATAACTTGCCTTTGTTTATATCAAGATTTAATTTTTGACAGCTTAGGACACGAATCTTTAATGTTACTATTGAGACGGTGAAGATATTAGGAAGAAGTGGGGACTGGACATGAGGACAAGTGAGCTGTGTGGGGCTTTTGTCTTCATGTAATAAAAGTCTGATTCTCTTTAGTCTTTAGCCAATTAATATCATATCACTAACTTTGTAGTAGGCGAGAGTCAAAGTTACCAAGTGTTTTAACATGTACATATTCACTACATAACatttattttgacaaaaaaaaacaatgcaagtATTAAGTAGGCGGCCTATCCATCAATATTTAAGTCACATCGTCTCGTGTTCCATAAAGAAGTTTACCTATACAACAATGAATGAGGCATAAATACTAAGAATGACACttaacattttgaaacataatatCTTGTATGGTTAACGAATGAAAATCTTAGGAGTGAGTAGTGTGAGTAGGCCTATCCATCAATATTTACAGGAATCGTTCAACCAAAGCCCAAACAGATTTAAACCATAATCTTGTTTCCGACCACAAACATGTTGCAAATACAAAGCACCCCGCAAGAATATTTGTATCCGACCCTAACATGTTTAGCTGTAAATAAAGACCCTACCAGTCTCCTTTGATATATAAACATTTGCACAACTCGCCACTATTTTACTCTCCAAATTTTACACATATGTTATccttataatttaatatatgttttacatttttaattcaACAAATAGTAAGAGTAAAAACATTCTGAggcttaaatttttttaaaaactgaaaaatgtGAAGCAGCTCTTAAAATAGCCACAATGCAACAACTCTATTCACACTAATGCTTTTCAAAAGGAAGAACAAACAGAGATGCCAAATGCACAAACGCTCTCTTTGCTTTGATCAGCCTCCCCCTGCAACTTCACTTGTCATGATCTCAGCCTTCACTTGGATGTTGTTGGTTTCTAATTTCTTCTCTTCAGGTTTAGCAGGCACGGAAGAAGACatctcttcctctcttctttTCTCTGCTTCTTCGTTCTTCAGCCTCTCCTCTTTTTTCGTTTTGTCACAGGAGGACCCGTCTCACCTCCTGTTGCATCACCACTACTCTTTCTGCGTGCTAGCTTTGGAGATTTAGAAAGAGTAGTTGGTATCTAAACATTTTCACGAACCACACATGAGATACAACAACTACCAATTTAAGAAAAGTATGATCACATAGGAAGAGCAAAGAAGCTAACCTTCTTCAATTCAACCTTAGGTGGTGGCTCTTTTGTAGAAACTGGGCATGGGACCAGCCTTAAACGTCAAACTCTTCCTCAACCTTTtgatctcttctttctctcttaagGAGCTAGCCACCCATCTGATCCTAAAAGAACTGAACATTGGAACATAGTAATGCTATTGATGTCAGCAACAATCATTGAAAAGAAAAGTCGTAACAACAACACTCAAAAGTTTTTGCAATTCCATTATACTTTGCACCAACCAAAAGGCTATACGATTATCATCAGCTAAGCTCTCTATTCAATATAAAGACAAACCTTTGTTAGCGTCAAAATCAAATTACCTTCATAGATAGAAGAGAAGAATCAAAGGAGATTAGACTAAGCACAGTGGTTAATTTGTAGGGAGAGGAAGAGTGGGGTTGGTCTCCGTTACAGCGACCCGTTTCTATTAACCCCACGACATACCCACCGCATGCGGACCCCACTCTTCCGTCCGTTATTGCTGACGTGTCACGACCGTTTCACTGGTTTTTCACTGTTGGGCCCCGCCTGAGTTGTCTCGACGAGTTCTTATTATTACCCAAAAACACTGTTCCACGTAGGCAGTGAATTGTAATTTCAACCGTCAGATCTTGTGGGACCCATGTTTCCAATATCTTATTTGCATACAATGGGGCCCTCACGGTGTTTgttgttttgttaatttttcttttctttttttcacaaAAACGCACTCAATAGTAAATATTAATTGCTTTGTTAGGTCTGTAAatcttttattttgaaaataagaaTTGTGTTTTATTCCTTTAAACTTTTAAGAAATAAGTAAAATTGAACACGTTTGCATATTTATCTAACAATATATTTACTTGTAAAATCTCAAAGATATATTACACGAACATTCTTTTGAAACCCTAATAGACAATGGATTCAACTAAAAAAACAGAAGATATAGCGGCGCATGAGAAGAAGCACCTTCCATGGGAGTTGATTGAAGAGATACTCTCTCGTGTCTCTCCTATCTCTCTTGTCCGCTTCAAAACTGTTTGCAAACGATGGAACGCTATCTTGGACGACAAGACATtcatcaacaaccacaaagatacgTTTGGGTTCATCCTAAAATCCAAATCCAAGATCTATTCAGTAAGCATCGATCCCAAGATAGTGGTGCGTGAGCTAATAACATTGGATGTTCCCGGTTTAGAATCTCAGAAACCTAAGTTCTGGATTGATTACGACGAGTTCATGATATGTCATACGGATAAAGGAACCGCAGTTTGGAATCCGTGGTTAAAACAAATTAGTACATGGATTAGACATCCTAGGTTTGAGTTTGTCGGCATATGTTATGATCGTAGTAATTGGACAAGCATTTGGGGAAATTATAACGTGTGGATAATCCATGACTTTGCGTTCGTTGCGTGGAAACACGTTACATCCGGTGATTGTGACGAGAGAAAAATACAACTTAAAACTATGCATTCTGAAATTGGTGGATCGTTGAACGGCTCTTTGTTTTGGATCGCTTATCGTGACGAGACAGATCCCTTGTACTGTTTATGTAGATTTGATTTTTACAAGGAAAGATTCTACACATTTTGTGATCTACCATGTGGGATGACCCATCCTCGCGATGCGCTTGTCGTTAGGTTCTTCAAGGGAGATCGGTTTTTGGTTTTGAAACAATGCCATGTAACAAAGAAGATTGAGATTTGGGTGACCAAGAACAAGGTTGACGTTGAGGATGGCCGTGATGTTGTTTGGGTGAGTTTCATGACTTTTTCAATCCCTAACTTTCCGAGTTTAGTACAGGCTGAACCCTACTCTCATCAGCAGCCAAGTTACTACATCGACGATAAAAGGCTTGTCATGTGTTCTTGCGATGAAAATGGCCAGGCTTGGATTTATGTTTTGGGGGAAAACAAGTTGATCAGCATAGTTCAGTTAGATTCTGTGGTTGATCCCTGGCCTTCTCATTGCACTTATTTTCCCAGCTTGGTCCCGGTTcctcgagaaaaaaaaatgaagcagAATTAcaagtttaattttatttgacGTGTGTTTTCGgggttttcttttgttgttgttggttgcaATTAGAGATTTTGCTCATTTTCTTATGGTTTTGTTTCTTCCCCCGATTAAATAACTTTCTTCAGAGTTTTTAGAGCAAGTTAGTTTAAGCGTTTAGCAGGCTCAGTTTAACCTGTTGTCTTTTCATATGTTTCAGACAAATAATTTTGGACTCTTGATTATTAGGCCCCACTAACACCCCTATAACCAATCTAACTATACAATCGACCAAGGTACTATTATTAGAACGGAAGTACAATTTTtattaaccattataaaatcttAGTAGGTCTATTTCATTAATTACCTAATAtctatatactattatttttttttaacgctgatttattacgatcttacatatactattatttacgaagtgatttagcttatttgtcatgatttctatgattttaggtaattttgcttatttgtcatgatttccatgattttaggtaattttacttatttgtcatgttttaattaggtttaagctgagtcattaatttattaatagtttttagttgagtccataatttattaatttaactaatataactataaaatatgtaattagatatataattattttgattttgcttatttgtcatgtttttattagattttagcttagtcattgatttattaataatttttagccaatcactaatttattaattttaaaaaatatctgcaataaatttatatataattaaaacgaattttgatttaaaatctatatgttatattaaaattttcattttattatttgtcatattttattaggttttaagcttttatatatgtcattgatttattattggtTTTTAACTgagaatttattaattttcacaaaacccgtaatgaattatatatataataaatcacgaattttattttaataatattaaatttatatgttatattaaataattaattataaactaatataataaaatttagaaaatatatttaaaaattaagagaattcttatatatatattgtgttactatctgaaaacaatatttttattataaagttaaaaaattaagatataaaacaatttataattaaatattagtcaaacaaaaatatttatacaaagatttttttcaaactatttctaatatatgagtgttttaaaacttttaagacaataataagtacatagtttgatgaatattttttttttgacatctataaataatttgatgttcgatttaactattta
This window encodes:
- the LOC103865978 gene encoding F-box protein At2g14710, with the protein product MDSTKKTEDIAAHEKKHLPWELIEEILSRVSPISLVRFKTVCKRWNAILDDKTFINNHKDTFGFILKSKSKIYSVSIDPKIVVRELITLDVPGLESQKPKFWIDYDEFMICHTDKGTAVWNPWLKQISTWIRHPRFEFVGICYDRSNWTSIWGNYNVWIIHDFAFVAWKHVTSGDCDERKIQLKTMHSEIGGSLNGSLFWIAYRDETDPLYCLCRFDFYKERFYTFCDLPCGMTHPRDALVVRFFKGDRFLVLKQCHVTKKIEIWVTKNKVDVEDGRDVVWVSFMTFSIPNFPSLVQAEPYSHQQPSYYIDDKRLVMCSCDENGQAWIYVLGENKLISIVQLDSVVDPWPSHCTYFPSLVPVPREKKMKQNYKFNFI